The Mycolicibacterium fluoranthenivorans genomic interval CCTGTACTTCGCCGACGACGGCCAGCACCTGGAGTCCCGGCTGCTGGTCGACCACTCCCAGCCCAACTGTCGTTCGCACGTGACGTACAAGGGTGCGCTGCAGGGGGATCCGTCCTCCGACCGGCCCGACACCCACACCGTCTGGATCGGCGATGTGCTGATCCGCGCCGAGGCCACCGGTACCGACACCTACGAGGTGAACCGCAATCTGGTGCTCACCGACGGCGCCCGCGCCGACTCGGTGCCCAACCTGGAGATCGAGACCGGCGAGATCGTCGGCGCCGGACACGCCAGTGCCACCGGACGTTTCGACGACGAGCAGCTGTTCTACCTGCGCGCCCGCGGTATCCCGGAGGACCAGGCCCGCCGGCTGGTGGTGCGCGGCTTCTTCGGCGAACTCATCGGCAAGATCTCGGTGCCCGCCGTCCGCGACCGTCTCACCGCCGCCATCGAACACGAACTTGAACTGACCGAAGGACATATCCACTCATGACCACACTGGAAATCAAGGACCTGCACGTCAGCGTCGTCTCCAAGGAGGACGGGACGGACATCCCGATCCTCAAGGGTGTCGACCTCACCGTGAGTTCTGGCGAGACACATGCGGTGATGGGCCCCAACGGATCCGGCAAGTCGACGCTGTCCTACGCCATCGCCGGCCACCCCAAGTACACCGTCACGTCGGGGTCGATCACCCTCGACGGCCAGGATGTGCTGGAGATGTCCATCGACGAGCGTGCGCGGGCCGGACTGTTCCTGGCCATGCAGTACCCGGTCGAGGTGCCCGGCGTGTCGATGTCGAACTTCCTGCGCACCGCGGCCACCGCCGTGCGCGGTGAGGCGCCCAAGCTGCGGCACTGGGTCAAAGAGGTCAAGGCCGCGATGACCGACCTCGACATCGATCCCGCGTTCGGCGAGCGCAGCGTCAACGAAGGTTTCTCCGGCGGCGAGAAGAAGCGCCACGAGATCCTGCAGCTCGGCCTGCTCAAGCCCAAGATCGCCATCCTCGACGAAACCGATTCCGGCCTGGACGTCGACGCGCTGCGCATCGTCAGCGAGGGCGTGAACCGCTACAAGGAGACCGAGCACGGCGGCGTGCTGCTGATCACGCACTACACCCGCATCCTGCGCTATATCCAGCCGCAGTTCGTGCACGTGTTCTTCGACGGGCGCATCGTCACCTCGGGCGGTCCGGAACTGGCCGATGAGCTCGAAGAGAACGGTTACGAGCGCTTCACTGCGGCCTCCGATCAGGCACACGCCGGAGCTTAGCGATGACCGCGTCAGTCGATCTGGATGTGACCAGGATCAGATCTGACTTTCCGATCCTGAGCCGGGTGATGCGCGGCGGAAACCAGTTGGCCTATCTGGATTCCGGCGCCACCTCGCAGAAACCGTTGCAGGTGCTCGACGCCGAACGGGAGTTCCTGACCACCTCCAACGGTGCGGTGCATCGCGGTGCGCATCAGCTGATGGAGGAGTCGACCGACGCCTACGAGCAGGGCCGCGCCGATATCGCGGCGTTCGTCGGCGCCGACGACGACGAGCTGGTGTTCACCAAGAACGCCACCGAGTCGATCAACCTGGTGTCCTACGCGCTGGGTGACCGCCGGTTCGAGAACGCGGTCGGTCCGGGCGATGTCATCGTCACCACCGAGCTGGAACACCACGCCAACCTGATCCCGTGGCAGGAGCTGGCCCAGCGCACCGGGGCAACGCTGCGCTGGTACGGGGTCACCGATGACGGACGTATCGACCTGGACTCGCTGGAACTCGACGAGCGCGTGAAAGTGGTGGCCTTCAGCCATCATTCGAACGTGACGGGCGCGGTGGCCCCGGTTGCCGAGCTGGTCTCGCGGGCCAGGGCCGTCGGTGCGCTGACCGTGCTGGACGCCTGCCAGTCCGTGCCGCACCAGCCGGTGGACTTCCACGCGCTGGGTGTCGACTACGCGGCGTTCTCCGGGCACAAGATGCTGGGCCCCACCGGTATCGGTGTGCTCTACGGCCGACGCGAGCTGCTCGGCGCCATGCCCCCGTTTCTCACCGGCGGTTCCATGATCGAGACCGTCACGATGGCGGCCACCACCTACGCCCCGGCCCCGCAGCGGTTCGAAGCCGGCACGCCGATGACCTCGCAGGTCGTCGGATTGGCCGCCGCCGCACGGTATCTCGGTGTGCTGGGGATGCCCGCGGTGGCCGCACACGAGAACGAACTGGTCGCCGCGGCGCTCGAGGGTCTGGCCACCATCGCGGGGGTGCGCATCATCGGGCCGGGCACCCTGGAACACCGGGGTTCACCGGTGAGCTTTGTCGTCGACGGTGTGCATGCCCACGATGTCGGGCAGGTGCTCGACGACGAGGGTGTGGCCGTCCGCGTCGGGCATCACTGCGCCTGGCCGCTGCACCGGCGGTTCGGCATCGCCGCCACCGCGCGGGCCTCCTTCGCGGTGTACAACACCCACGACGAGGTCGATCGGCTGGTGGCGGGCGTCAAACGGGCGGTGGAATTCTTTTCATGACGGCGGGCTGGAGCGAAGCGACCCGGGGCAGCAGATGAGAATGGAACAGATGTACCAGGAAGTCATCCTGGACCACTACAAGCACCCGCACCATCGTGGGCTGCGTGAGCCGTTCGGCGCGCAGGTCCACCACGTCAACCCGACGTGCGGTGACGAGGTGACCCTGCGGGTGGCGCTGTCGCCGGACGGCGAGACCGTCGAGGACATCTCCTACGACGGCCAGGGCTGCTCGATCAGCCAGGCCGCGACGTCGGTGCTCACCGACCAGGTGATCGGCCAGACCGTCGGCGACGCCCTCAAGACGGTCGCCGCGTTCACCGAGATGATCTCGTCCCGCGGCAATATCGAGGGCGACGAGGATGTGCTCGGCGACGGCATCGCGTTCGCGGGCGTCTCCAAGTACCCGGCCCGGGTGAAATGCGCCCTGCTGGGCTGGATGGCGTTCAAGGCGGCGCTGGCGGAGGCCAGGCCAGGGGTTGAAGCTCTGGCATTCGACGAGGTGGAGGACAAACGATGAGTGAAGCCCAGAGCGAAGAGCTGTTGCTGGCCGACGTCGAGGAGGCCATGCGCGATGTGGTCGACCCCGAGCTGGGTATCAACGTCGTGGACCTCGGCCTGGTCTACGGGCTGAACCTGGAAGAGGGGGAGACCGGCAAGGTCGCGCTCATCGACATGACGCTGACCTCGGCGGCCTGTCCGCTCACCGACGTGATCGAGGATCAGACCCGCACCGCACTGGTCGGTGCCGGACTGGTCAACGAGATCAAGCTGAACTGGGTGTGGAACCCGCCGTGGGGCCCGGACAAGATCACCGACGACGGCCGTGAACAACTGCGGGCGCTCGGCTTCACCGTCTGACGGGTCCCGGTCCCTACAGGTCCGCCATCGGATCCGAACCGGTGTTTGCTGGCGCTCGATGATCGCGTAGCGCACCGCTTCGCGCCGCGTGGTGAGCGAAGCGGACGGGGTGGAGACCGCGATCCGGGCGGCAGGCGCCGGCCAATGGCACTCGAGGGGCCGGCGAGGCAGTAGTTCACGTTGTGGAAACAAAGACATTGAACGACACCACGATTCGCCGTTTTCAGGTCATCGGTCGGTGGCGGTGGCGGTGTCGTCTCGGCGCGCGCATTGTCGGTGGCGTCAATTTGTCAGCCGATCGGATGACGCGCGCTGTCCGCTGAAGATACAACAAACCAATTCTTTGCCACTTTTGTCATGCCGCGGCACGCCGGCTCGGATTAGCATCCGACCACGCCCCGGCCTGCCCGGTAGCGGTTCCGGCCCGAAGGCGGTCGGAGCAGGATCGGCCGGAGAGGAACCCGGGTGGTCGTCGAACCGAAGGACTTCGCCCGGTCGGTGGCCGCACCTGCTCGGGACACGGCAGCGCCACGCCTGTCCCCGCAGATCGGTACCACGGTGCCGCGTGGTTTCCGTCCCGATATCGAGGGACTGCGCGCCGTTGCCGTGCTGGCCGTCGTCCTGTTCCACGCGGGCATACCCGGATTCCGGGGCGGCTTCGTCGGGGTCGACGTCTTCTTCGTCATCTCGGGATTCCTGATCTCCGGGATGCTGTGGCGCGAGGTCGGCACGTCGGGCAAGGTCAGCCTGCGCCGGTTCTGGGGCGCCCGCGCTCGCCGACTACTGCCGGCCTCCGCCCTGGTGGGCGTCGTCACCATCGCCGCGTCGGCGTTCATCCTGTCGCCCCTGCAGGTGAAGACCGTCGCCGTCGATGCCATCACCAGCGCGCTCTATGTCAGCAACTACTGGTTCATCTTCTCGGGGGTCAACTACTTCGGCAAAGACAGTCTGACCACCCCGACACCGTTTCAGCACTACTGGTCGCTGGGCGTGGAGGAGCAGTTCTACCTGGTCTGGCCGGTACTGATCATCGCGACGGCCTGGTTCATCCGACGGGTACGACGACGCGGTGGCCGCGACGCGTCCACACCCGCACCGGGCCCGTACGTCACGGTGCTCGCCCTGGTCGCGGTGGTGTCATTCGCGCTGTCGCTGGTGCTGACCTACATCATGCCGCCGGCCGCCTATCTGTCCCTGCCCACCCGCGCCTGGCAATTGGCCACCGGCGGACTGGTGGCGCTGACCGTGGTGCACTGGCAGCGGCTCGGGCGCGTGCCGGCCACGGTGATCGGCTGGGCCGGACTGGGGACACTGCTGTTAGCCTGCGTCTGGGTGAAAGGCTCCTCCGACTACCCCGGCGTGCTGGCGCTCCTTCCCACCCTGGGCACGGCCCTGGTCATCGGCGCCGGGTGCGCGAATGCCGAGGGGGGCTGTGGACGCCTGCTGGGGCTGGCGCCGATGCGATCGATCGGCCGCATCTCGTATTCGTGGTATCTGTGGCACTGGCCGGTGCTGGTGCTGATCCCGGCGCTGCTCGGGCACCCGGTGGGTCTGGTCATGAGACTGGCCGCGATGGCCTTCTCGGCGGTCCTGGCCGTGCTGACATGGAAGTTCGTCGAGAATCCGCTGCGATTCTCCGCGCGCTTCCGCGGCTCTCCGCGTCACAGCCTCGTCCTGGGCGCCGCGGTCACCGCCGCCGCGGTGGCTGCGGGCGCGATCACCTTGGTGGGGACACCCGCGCCGGTCGGTCCCGGACCGGCCGCGCGGCCGCTGGTCATCGGTGCGGAGCCGACGCCACCCGGCCTGCCGTTGCAGGAGTACGACACCGCGGTGCGCGAGGTGTTCGCCCAGGTGAACGCGCAGGTCACCGCCTCGGTGGGGATGACCGCCGTGCCGTCGAATTTGAGTCCCCCGCTCACCGGCACGGCCGCCGAGGTCAAGTCGATCCTTGCCAACGGGTGCCTGCGCTCGTTGCCGTTCGACGGCAGCCAGCCCGAGTGCCTCAGTGGAAACCGGTCGTCGGAGACGACGATCGCCTTGATCGGCGACTCCCACGCCGCGATGTGGAACCCGGCATTCCGGCGAGCGGTCGATGACCGGAACTGGCGGATGCTGCTGATGGCGAAGGCCTCGTGCCCGATTGTCGACCTCCCGCTGACCGACCACCTCAACGAGATGTCGGAGGGACTGCAACGCTGTGCGCAGTGGCGGGCCGGAATCATGGCCCGGATGCGCGCCGACCCTCCGCAACTGGTGGTCGTGTCCGCGGTGCGAAGCTACGGCGCGCACGGCACCGCGGTCTGGGGTAAACCCGGATTCGACCCGTTCAACCCGGCCTGGATCGACGGATTGGGCGACCTGGTGCACGAGCTCCGCAGTTACGGCTCGAAGGTGCTGGTCCTGGGGCCGGAGCCGAAGCTCGCGTCGGTGGCAACCAACTGCCTGTCGGCGCACCTGGAGGACGCGAGGGCATGCGAGGTCCCGTGGCGTGCCACCAACAACGCCGGTATCGAGGCCGAATCCTCGATGGTCCGCGGCAACGGGGGAGACTACGCGAACACCGTCGACTTGTTCTGCTCCGGTGACCGCTGCCCTCCGGTGGTCGGCAACACCATGGTGTTCTACGACGCGAGTCATCTGACGAAGGAGTACTCCCAGGCCTTGGGGCCGGCCGTCGGTGCCTTGATCGACCGGTCGCTGGCCCACGACTGATCTCAGGGACCCGGAATCTGCCGCCCGCCGGTGCTGTTGGATCACGGCATGGCCGACCTCTTCAGTCCGCTGCGCATCCAGAACCTGACGTTGCGCAACCGTTTCGCCATGGCGCCGATGACCCGCCGGGCCTCGCCCGGCGGCGTCCCCGGCGCCGATGTGGCCGACTACTACGCACGTCGGGCGGCCGGCGGGGTGGGGCTGATCATCACCGAGGGTGTGCGCATTCCGCACCCGACGGCGGGCTACCCGTCGAGCATCCCCACCCTCGACGGCGCGGACAGCCTGGCCGGCTGGCAGGCGGTCACCGGCGCCGTGCGTGCGCAGGGCGCGGCGATCGCCGCCCAGCTGTGGCACCAGGGCGCCGAGCGCGAGGACAGCGACGGTGTCGTCCCGGTCAGCCCGTCCGGCCTCAACAGCGTGGGGCAGGCCAGGGGTGTCGCGCTGGACGACGACGGGCTCGACGCCATCCGGCAGGCCTACGCCGCCGCCGCACGCAGCGCACGCGCGGTGGGCTTCGACGCGGTGGAACTGCACGGTGCGCACGGCTACCTGCTCGACGAATTCCTCTGGGACAAGACGAATATCCGCACGGACGCCTACGGAGCGGACCGCACCCGGTTCCCGGCCGAGGTGATCGCCGCGGTGCGGGACGCCGTCGGTCCGGACTTCCCGATCATCCTGCGGTTCTCGCAGTGGAAGGCCAACGCCTACCGCGCCAGCCTGGCCGACAGCCCTGCCGAGCTGGAGCGGATCCTGACCCCACTGGTCGACGCCGGCGTCGACGTCCTGCATCCGTCCACCCGCCGGCACTACCTTCCGGCGTTCGAAGGCGAGTCACCGACCCTGGCCGGCTGGACCAGGAAACTCACCGGCCTGCCCGTGATCGGCGTCGGATCCGTCGGGCTGGCCACCGAATTCACCCCCGGATCGACGAGCAGGGCCCGCATCGAACCGGCCCCGGTGGACCGCCTGCGCGAACTGTTCGACGCCGGCGAGTTCGACGTGATCGCCATCGGGCGCGCCCTGCTGGCCGATCCCGGGTGGGTGAACCGGTTGCGTGACAACACCCTTGGCGAATTCGCCGGATACGACGCCGAGAGCGCACTGGCCCGGTTGCACTAGCACGCCGCGCACCGGGCGGCAAAGATGGTCGTCAGAAGACGAGAACGGAACAACCGGACTCAGGAAGACGTTAGGACAAACGTGGGTACACGAGACATCACCGCAGCCGAATTCAAGGGCATCCTCGACGACAACGAGATCGTCATCGTCGACTTCTGGGCGTCGTGGTGTGGTCCGTGCCGCGCCTTCGCTCCGACGTACGGCGCCTCCGCCGACAAACATCCCGATGTGGTGCACGCCAAGGTCGACACCGAAGCCGAGCCCGAACTGGCCCAGGCCGCCGAGATCCAGGCGATCCCGACGCTGATGGCGTTCAAGAAGGGCCACCAGGTGTTCCGGCAGTCCGGTGCGCTGGGCCCGGCCCAACTCGACGAGTTGATCACCAAGATCAAGGAGTTCGACATCGACGAGGCGATCAGCCGCCAGGCGTGAGTCGGGCACGCGCTAGCGTGCACGTGTGACCGAGCCCACCGATTTCGTCCTCGTCGACCGACCGCAGCCCGGGGTGGCCGTGGTCACCCTGAACCGGCCCGAGCGGATGAACTCGATGGCCTTCGACCTGATGGTGCCGCTGCGCGCCGTCCTGGAGGAACTCCACCACGACAACGATGTCCGGGTGGTGGTGCTCACCGGCGCCGGACGAGGCTTCTCCTCCGGTGCGGACCACAAATCGGCCGGCTCGGTGCCGCATGTGCAGGGTCTGACCCGGCCGACGTTCGCGCTGCGGTCCATGGAGGTCCTCGACGAGGTCATCCTGGCGCTGCGGCGGCTGCACCAGCCGGTGATCGCCGCCGTCAACGGCGCCGCGATCGGCGGAGGCCTGTGCCTGGCCCTGGCCTGCGATATCCGGGTCGCCGCGTCCGGGGCCTACTTCCGGGCCGCCGGGATCAACAACGGACTGACCGCCAGCGAGCTCGGGTTGTCCTACCTGTTACCGCGGGCCATCGGTGCGTCGCGCGCCTTCGAGATCATGCTCACCGGGCGTGACGTCGACGCCGCCGAGGCCGAGCGGATCGGCCTGGTCTCGCAAGTGGTGGCCGAGGACGAGTTGCTGGCATACTGCTACGGCATCGCCCAGCGCATCGCGGCGTTTTCCCGGCCCGGAACCGAGTTGACCAAGCGAACGCTGTGGAGTGGACTGGACGCCGGCAGCCTCGAGGGGCATATGCAGGCCGAAGGGCTGGGCCAACTCTACGTGCGCCTGCTCACCGCCAACTTCGAGGAAGCGGTCACTGCGCGCGCCGAAAAGCGGCCGGCCGCGTTCACCGACGACAAGTAAGACAAGTACGAGGAGGCAGCAGCGTGATCACCGCAACGGACCTGGAGGTCCGCGCCGGGGCGCGCACACTGCTGTCCATCGAGGGCGCCGCCCTGCGCATCCAACCCGGCGACCGGATCGGTCTGGTCGGGCGCAACGGTGCGGGCAAGACCACCACCATGCGCATCCTGGCCGGCGAGGGCGAGCCGTACGCGGGCAAGATCGAATCCACCGGTGAGATCGGCTACCTCCCGCAGGATCCGCGGGAGGGCGATCTGGACGTGCTGGCCCGCGACCGGGTGCTCTCGGCCCGCGGCCTGGACGCCCTGCTGTCGGATCTGGAGAAGCAACAGACGTTGATGGCCGAGGTGGCCGATGACGACGCCCGCGACAAGGCGGTGCGCCGCTACGGTCAGCTCGAGGAGCGCTTCGCCGCGCTCGGCGGATACGCCGCCGAGAGTGAGGCCGGCCGCATCTGCGCCAGTCTCGGGCTGCCCGACCGGGTGCTGACCCAACCGTTGCGCACGCTCTCCGGTGGTCAGCGCCGCCGGGTGGAGCTGGCCCGCATCCTGTTCGCCGCTTCCGATACCGGTTCGGGTTCGGCGACCACGCTGCTGCTCGACGAGCCCACCAACCACCTCGACGCCGACTCGATCGGCTGGTTGCGCACCTTCCTGCAGAACCACACCGGCGGCCTGGTGGTGATCAGCCACGATGTGGACCTGCTCGCCGATGTGGTGAACCGGGTGTGGTTCCTGGACGCCGTACGCGGTGAGGCCGATGTCTACAACATGGGCTGGCAGAAGTATCTTGATGCCCGCTCGACCGATGAGCAACGTCGCCGCCGCGAACGCGCCAATGCCGAGAAGAAGGCCGGCGCCTTGCGAGCCCAGGCCGCGAAGATGGGCGCCAAGGCCACCAAAGCCGTTGCCGCGCAGAATATGTTGCGCCGCGCCGAGCGGATGATCGCCGAGCTCGATGCCGAGCGGGTGGCCGACAAGGTGGCCCGCATCAAGTTCCCCACACCCGCGCCGTGCGGTAAGACACCGCTGGTAGCCAAGGGGTTGACCAAGACCTACGGTTCGCTGGAGATCTTCACCGGTGTCGACCTGGCCATCGATCGTGGTTCCCGGGTCGTGGTGCTGGGCCTCAACGGCGCCGGGAAGACGACGCTGTTGCGTTTGCTGGCGGGCACGGAGTCCGCCGACGCCGGCGCCCTGGAACCGGGGCACGGTCTCAAGATCGGCTACTTCGCCCAGGAGCACGACACCCTGGACAACGAGGCGACGGTCTGGGAGAACATCCGGCATGCCGCCCCGGACACCGGGGACCAGGATCTGCGAGGTCTGTTGGGCGCCTTCATGTTCACCGGGCCGCAGCTCGAGCAACCGGCGGGCACGTTGTCCGGTGGCGAGAAGACCCGGCTGGCACTGGCCGGGCTGGTCGCCTCCACCGCCAATGTGCTGCTGCTCGACGAGCCCACCAACAACCTCGATCCCGCCTCCCGTGAGCAGGTGCTCGACGCGCTGCGCAGCTACCAGGGCGCGGTGGTGCTGGTGACCCACGACCCGGGTGCCGCCGAGGCACTGGATCCCCAGCGGGTGGTGCTGCTGCCCGACGGTACCGAGGACTTCTGGTCCGCCGAGTACCGAGACCTCATCGAACTCGCCTGATATCGCGGCACTTTGCCCGAAATTCACACATCTGGTTTCACCGGTTCCTAGGCTGTGTACCCGCGGGATGCATTCGCAGAAGTGGGGAGTCATCCGATGAACGACAGCAATAAGTCCCGAGACCAGGTGCTCGACGACCTGCGCACGGCCTACGAGCGGGGTGCGAGTATCCGCTCACTGGTGGCGATCACCGGCCGCTCGTACGGGTCTGTGCACAGCATGTTGCGGGAGTCCGGCACCACCATGCGCAGTCGTGGCGGGCCGAACCACCGGCGCGCCATGAGCTGACCGGATCAGCCGCGCTGGCGCACCGACTCCTCGACGAGGTCCAGTACCGCGCTGAGGTTTTCGGTGGTGTCACCGGATGCCAGCCGGGCCACCAGCCCGTCGAGCACCAGATCCAGGTAGTTCTGCAGCACCGAACCCGGCACGTCATCGCGCAGCCGGCCCGCCTTCTTCTGCCGCCGCAACCGCTCCGAGGTCGCGGCGGACAACTCCGCCGACCGTTCCGCCCAGCCGGCATGGAACGCCGGGTCGTTGCGCAACTTGCGGGCGATCTCCAACCGGGTGGCCAGCCAATCGAACTGATCCGGCGCGGCGATCAACTCACGCATCACCTGGATGAGGCCCTCACGGGAGGCCACCTCGGCCATCCGCTCGGCGTCCTCGCGGGCCAGCTCGAAGAACAAGGTGTCCTTGTCGCGGAAGTGGTGGAAGATGGCGCCGCGCGACAGCCCGATGGTGTGTTCGAGCCGCCGCACGGTCGCCTTCTCGTACCCGTATTCCGCGAAGCACCTGCGGGCACCGTCGAGTATCTGGCGCCGGCGTGCCGTCAGATGGTCGTCGGTGACCCGCGGCATGGTGTGCCGCTACCTAGTTCGACTTGAGCATGTTGCGCAGCACGTACTGCAGGATGCCGCCGTTGCGGTAGTAGTCGGCCTCACCGGGGGTGTCGATGCGGACCACCGCCTCGAACTCGACCGTCTCCCCGGTTTCCTTGGTGGCCGTGACCTTGACGGTCTTCGGGGTCTTGCCCTCGTTGAGCGCGGTGACACCCGTGATGTCGAAGGTCTCGGTGCCGTCCAGCTTCAGGCTCGCCGCCGACTCACCCGCCGGGAACTGCAGCGGGATGACGCCCATGCCGATCAGGTTCGACCGGTGGATGCGCTCGAAGGACTCGGTGATCACGGCGCGCACACCCAGCAGCGTGGTGCCCTTGGCCGCCCAGTCCCGCGAGGAACCCGATCCGTACTCCTTGCCGCCCAGCACCACCAGCGGGATGCCGGCCGCCTGGTAGTTCACCGAGGCGTCGTAGATGAACGCCTGCGGACCGCCCGGCTGGGTGAAGTCGCGGGTGTAGCCACCGGAGACGTCATCGAGCAGCTGGTTCTTGAGCCGGATGTTGGCGAAGGTGCCGCGGATCATCACCTCGTGGTTGCCGCGGCGCGACCCCAGCGAGTTGTAGTCCTTGCGGTCCACACCGTGCGCGTCCAGGTACTGCGCGGCCGGGGTGCCCGGCTTGATCGCACCGGCCGGGCTGATGTGGTCGGTGGTCACCGAATCGCCCAGCAGGGCAAGAACTCTCGCACCGGTGATGTCCTTGACCGGCACCGGCTCGGCGGGCATGCCGTCGAAGTACGGCGCCTTGCGCACGTAGGTGGAGCTGTCGACCCACTCGAAGGTGCTGCCCTCCGGCGTCGGCAGTGCGCGCCAGCGCTCGTCGCCCTTGAACACGTCGGCGTAGGAGTCGGTGAACATCTCCCGGTTGATCGAGCTGGCGATGGTCTCCTGGATCTCGGCGGCCGTGGGCCAAATGTCCTTGAGGAAGACGTCGTTGCCCTCGGTGTCCTGCCCGAGCGGATCGGTCTCGAAGTCGAAGTCCATGGTGCCCGCGATGCCGTAGGCGATCACCAGCGGCGGTGAGGCCAGGTAGTTCATCTTCACGTCGGGGGAGATGCGGCCCTCGAAGTTGCGGTTGCCCGAGAGCACCGCCGTCACCGACAGGTCGTTGTCGTTGATGGCCGCCGAGATCTCGTCGGGCAGCGGCCCGGTGTTGCCGATGCACGTGGTGCAGCCGTAGCCGCCCAGGTAGTAGCCCAGCTTCTCCAGGTACGGCCACAGGCCGGCCTTGTTGTAGTAGTCGGTGACGACCTGCGAACCGGGCGCCATGTTGGTCTTGACCCACGGCTTGGAGGTCAGCCCCTTCTCGACGGCCTTCTTGGCCAGCAACGCGGCACCGAGCATGACCGTCGGGTTGGAGGTGTTGGTGCAGGAGGTGATGCCCGCGACCACGACCGCGCCGTGATCGAGCACGAACTCGCCGCGCTCCTCGGAGCGCACGGTGACCGGCTTGGACGGGCGGCCCGCGGCGCCGTTGGCCGCCGACGGGCGCGCGTCGACCGC includes:
- the sufC gene encoding Fe-S cluster assembly ATPase SufC, whose translation is MTTLEIKDLHVSVVSKEDGTDIPILKGVDLTVSSGETHAVMGPNGSGKSTLSYAIAGHPKYTVTSGSITLDGQDVLEMSIDERARAGLFLAMQYPVEVPGVSMSNFLRTAATAVRGEAPKLRHWVKEVKAAMTDLDIDPAFGERSVNEGFSGGEKKRHEILQLGLLKPKIAILDETDSGLDVDALRIVSEGVNRYKETEHGGVLLITHYTRILRYIQPQFVHVFFDGRIVTSGGPELADELEENGYERFTAASDQAHAGA
- a CDS encoding cysteine desulfurase, which gives rise to MTASVDLDVTRIRSDFPILSRVMRGGNQLAYLDSGATSQKPLQVLDAEREFLTTSNGAVHRGAHQLMEESTDAYEQGRADIAAFVGADDDELVFTKNATESINLVSYALGDRRFENAVGPGDVIVTTELEHHANLIPWQELAQRTGATLRWYGVTDDGRIDLDSLELDERVKVVAFSHHSNVTGAVAPVAELVSRARAVGALTVLDACQSVPHQPVDFHALGVDYAAFSGHKMLGPTGIGVLYGRRELLGAMPPFLTGGSMIETVTMAATTYAPAPQRFEAGTPMTSQVVGLAAAARYLGVLGMPAVAAHENELVAAALEGLATIAGVRIIGPGTLEHRGSPVSFVVDGVHAHDVGQVLDDEGVAVRVGHHCAWPLHRRFGIAATARASFAVYNTHDEVDRLVAGVKRAVEFFS
- the sufU gene encoding Fe-S cluster assembly sulfur transfer protein SufU, coding for MRMEQMYQEVILDHYKHPHHRGLREPFGAQVHHVNPTCGDEVTLRVALSPDGETVEDISYDGQGCSISQAATSVLTDQVIGQTVGDALKTVAAFTEMISSRGNIEGDEDVLGDGIAFAGVSKYPARVKCALLGWMAFKAALAEARPGVEALAFDEVEDKR
- a CDS encoding metal-sulfur cluster assembly factor → MSEAQSEELLLADVEEAMRDVVDPELGINVVDLGLVYGLNLEEGETGKVALIDMTLTSAACPLTDVIEDQTRTALVGAGLVNEIKLNWVWNPPWGPDKITDDGREQLRALGFTV
- a CDS encoding acyltransferase family protein produces the protein MVVEPKDFARSVAAPARDTAAPRLSPQIGTTVPRGFRPDIEGLRAVAVLAVVLFHAGIPGFRGGFVGVDVFFVISGFLISGMLWREVGTSGKVSLRRFWGARARRLLPASALVGVVTIAASAFILSPLQVKTVAVDAITSALYVSNYWFIFSGVNYFGKDSLTTPTPFQHYWSLGVEEQFYLVWPVLIIATAWFIRRVRRRGGRDASTPAPGPYVTVLALVAVVSFALSLVLTYIMPPAAYLSLPTRAWQLATGGLVALTVVHWQRLGRVPATVIGWAGLGTLLLACVWVKGSSDYPGVLALLPTLGTALVIGAGCANAEGGCGRLLGLAPMRSIGRISYSWYLWHWPVLVLIPALLGHPVGLVMRLAAMAFSAVLAVLTWKFVENPLRFSARFRGSPRHSLVLGAAVTAAAVAAGAITLVGTPAPVGPGPAARPLVIGAEPTPPGLPLQEYDTAVREVFAQVNAQVTASVGMTAVPSNLSPPLTGTAAEVKSILANGCLRSLPFDGSQPECLSGNRSSETTIALIGDSHAAMWNPAFRRAVDDRNWRMLLMAKASCPIVDLPLTDHLNEMSEGLQRCAQWRAGIMARMRADPPQLVVVSAVRSYGAHGTAVWGKPGFDPFNPAWIDGLGDLVHELRSYGSKVLVLGPEPKLASVATNCLSAHLEDARACEVPWRATNNAGIEAESSMVRGNGGDYANTVDLFCSGDRCPPVVGNTMVFYDASHLTKEYSQALGPAVGALIDRSLAHD
- a CDS encoding 12-oxophytodienoate reductase, with amino-acid sequence MADLFSPLRIQNLTLRNRFAMAPMTRRASPGGVPGADVADYYARRAAGGVGLIITEGVRIPHPTAGYPSSIPTLDGADSLAGWQAVTGAVRAQGAAIAAQLWHQGAEREDSDGVVPVSPSGLNSVGQARGVALDDDGLDAIRQAYAAAARSARAVGFDAVELHGAHGYLLDEFLWDKTNIRTDAYGADRTRFPAEVIAAVRDAVGPDFPIILRFSQWKANAYRASLADSPAELERILTPLVDAGVDVLHPSTRRHYLPAFEGESPTLAGWTRKLTGLPVIGVGSVGLATEFTPGSTSRARIEPAPVDRLRELFDAGEFDVIAIGRALLADPGWVNRLRDNTLGEFAGYDAESALARLH
- the trxA gene encoding thioredoxin — protein: MGTRDITAAEFKGILDDNEIVIVDFWASWCGPCRAFAPTYGASADKHPDVVHAKVDTEAEPELAQAAEIQAIPTLMAFKKGHQVFRQSGALGPAQLDELITKIKEFDIDEAISRQA
- a CDS encoding enoyl-CoA hydratase, coding for MTEPTDFVLVDRPQPGVAVVTLNRPERMNSMAFDLMVPLRAVLEELHHDNDVRVVVLTGAGRGFSSGADHKSAGSVPHVQGLTRPTFALRSMEVLDEVILALRRLHQPVIAAVNGAAIGGGLCLALACDIRVAASGAYFRAAGINNGLTASELGLSYLLPRAIGASRAFEIMLTGRDVDAAEAERIGLVSQVVAEDELLAYCYGIAQRIAAFSRPGTELTKRTLWSGLDAGSLEGHMQAEGLGQLYVRLLTANFEEAVTARAEKRPAAFTDDK
- a CDS encoding ABC-F family ATP-binding cassette domain-containing protein: MITATDLEVRAGARTLLSIEGAALRIQPGDRIGLVGRNGAGKTTTMRILAGEGEPYAGKIESTGEIGYLPQDPREGDLDVLARDRVLSARGLDALLSDLEKQQTLMAEVADDDARDKAVRRYGQLEERFAALGGYAAESEAGRICASLGLPDRVLTQPLRTLSGGQRRRVELARILFAASDTGSGSATTLLLDEPTNHLDADSIGWLRTFLQNHTGGLVVISHDVDLLADVVNRVWFLDAVRGEADVYNMGWQKYLDARSTDEQRRRRERANAEKKAGALRAQAAKMGAKATKAVAAQNMLRRAERMIAELDAERVADKVARIKFPTPAPCGKTPLVAKGLTKTYGSLEIFTGVDLAIDRGSRVVVLGLNGAGKTTLLRLLAGTESADAGALEPGHGLKIGYFAQEHDTLDNEATVWENIRHAAPDTGDQDLRGLLGAFMFTGPQLEQPAGTLSGGEKTRLALAGLVASTANVLLLDEPTNNLDPASREQVLDALRSYQGAVVLVTHDPGAAEALDPQRVVLLPDGTEDFWSAEYRDLIELA